GAAAGCTACCGTCGGAGCATGGAAACCATAATCCATCAGTCGCTTGGCAATTTCGCCTACAGTAACGTTTGCAGATTTGTTAAAGGCATTGCAGTCGAGGATAAACTCGTGTGCCACGCGGTTGTTGCGGCCGGTATAGAGGATTTTATAATGATCGCTCAATGCATCTTTCAGATAATTAGCTGTCAGAATAGCCATCTCAGTAGCCAGCTTCAGGCCGTTGCCACCCAGCAGTTTGATGTAACCATAAGAAATAGGCAAAATGAGCGCGCTGCCATAAGGCGCCGAGGAGATAGCCCGGATGGCCTGCTCTCCACCGGTCTTGATGTATGCATTTGTGGGCAGGAAAGGCGCCAGATGTTTGGCTACGCCGATAGGTCCTACGCCGGGGCCGCCGCCACCGTGAGGGATAGCAAAAGTTTTATGAAGGTTCAGATGACAAACGTCAGCGCCGACAAGGCCGGGATTGGTAAGCCCCACCTGTGCGTTCATGTTGGCACCATCCATATACACCTGGCCACCATTTTTGTGGATGGTATCGATAATGTGGATGATTTCCTGTTCGAACACGCCGTGAGTGGAAGGATAGGTGATCATGAGCGCTGCCAGATTCTCGCGGTGTTTTTCAGCTTTGGCCTTCAAATCGACGAGATCAACATTTCCGTTATCATCCGATTTTACAACCACTACCGTCATGCCTGCCATTACCGAGCTTGCCGGATTGGTGCCATGCGCCGAGGCAGGTATCAAACTGATGTTGCGATGTCCCTGGCCGATGCTCTTCAAATATTCGCGAATCACCATCAACCCGGCGTACTCGCCCGAAGCGCCCGAGTTGGGCTGGAACGACATCGCTGCAAAGCCGGTAATTTCGCAAAGGTCTTTTTCAAGATTTTTTATCAGCTCCTGGAATCCTGCTGCCTGGTCCACCGGAACGAAGGGGTGCAGACTGCCAAACTCCGGCCAGGAGAGCGAGAACATCTCTGCTGCTGCGTTGAGCTTCATGGTACAGGAGCCGAGTGGTATCATGGTACGGTTGAGCGCCAGGTCACGGTTTTCGAGCTTTTTCAAATACCGCATCATCTCTGTTTCTGACTGGTAGGTATTAAAAACTTCGCCCGTCATGAAGTCAGAAGTACGTTGCAGCGATTTGGGAAACTGTAAGTTTTGATCTTGTTTCACAGCTTCAGAATTCTTGCCAGCGGCTTTGGCAAGCACCTTCAGTATTTCATTTACATCTTCCAGGCTGGTAGCCTCGTCGAGGCTGATGCCGATGGCATCCTTTTCATATCTGAAATTGATCTCTGCCGCAAGCGCAGTGGCACGTACTTTATCAACAGAAACTCCATTTGGAAGTGCCAGATAAAGCGTATCGAAATAATATTCGTTTTGCTGCTGATAGCCAAGCTTTTTCAGGCTATCATTTAATGCCGCTGTCAGTTGGTGAACGTCGAGCGCCATAGCTTTGAGACCTGCGGGGCCGTGATAAACGGCAAACATGCCGGCCATGACAGCCAACAGCGCTTGCGCCGTACAAATATTGGAAGTAGCGCGTTCGCGTTTGATATGTTGCTCGCGCGTTTGTAGTGCCATGCGCAG
This portion of the Bacteroidales bacterium genome encodes:
- the gcvP gene encoding aminomethyl-transferring glycine dehydrogenase translates to MLTNNFARRHNGPKDGDLPEMLQVVGVKNLEQLIAETLPAAIRMKKLNLPDGINEYEYIQHLRGLAQKNKIFKTYIGLGYYNTIVPGVIQRNVLENPGWYTSYTPYQAEISQGRLEALLVFQTMVADLTGLPLANASLLDEGTAAAEAMIMAFNSRSRASVKAGANRFFVSERTYAQTISVMKTRSEPLEIEVVVGNYETATIDETYFGALVQYPDERGAIVDYKSFTEKVHAVGAVVAVATDLLSLTLLTPPGEWGADIVLGNSQRFGVPMGYGGPHAAFFATKEEYKRNIPGRIIGISKDAAGNAALRMALQTREQHIKRERATSNICTAQALLAVMAGMFAVYHGPAGLKAMALDVHQLTAALNDSLKKLGYQQQNEYYFDTLYLALPNGVSVDKVRATALAAEINFRYEKDAIGISLDEATSLEDVNEILKVLAKAAGKNSEAVKQDQNLQFPKSLQRTSDFMTGEVFNTYQSETEMMRYLKKLENRDLALNRTMIPLGSCTMKLNAAAEMFSLSWPEFGSLHPFVPVDQAAGFQELIKNLEKDLCEITGFAAMSFQPNSGASGEYAGLMVIREYLKSIGQGHRNISLIPASAHGTNPASSVMAGMTVVVVKSDDNGNVDLVDLKAKAEKHRENLAALMITYPSTHGVFEQEIIHIIDTIHKNGGQVYMDGANMNAQVGLTNPGLVGADVCHLNLHKTFAIPHGGGGPGVGPIGVAKHLAPFLPTNAYIKTGGEQAIRAISSAPYGSALILPISYGYIKLLGGNGLKLATEMAILTANYLKDALSDHYKILYTGRNNRVAHEFILDCNAFNKSANVTVGEIAKRLMDYGFHAPTVAFPVHGTLMVEPTESEPLGELKRFVEAMISIRKEIAEIEEGKFSKEDNVIKNAPHTLCMLTGETWEKPYSRQQAAFPIECSKADKYWPPVTKIDEAWGDRNLLCTCHEFSVIDEME